From one Rosa rugosa chromosome 4, drRosRugo1.1, whole genome shotgun sequence genomic stretch:
- the LOC133746559 gene encoding vesicle-associated protein 2-1-like, whose protein sequence is MSAGGGNQLISVLPEELRFQFELEKQSFCDLKVINNTENHVAFKVKTTSPKKYFVRPNTGVIQAWDSCVIRVTLQAQREYPPDMQCKDKFLLQSTTVPPNSDVDELPQDTFTKESGRTIEECKLRVVYLTPGSGQGNSEDGASMRGLDANSNQAFQRLKEERDSAVRQTQTLQQELDVLKRRRYRKGDPGFSFTFAIFVGLIGLMVGFLLNLSLSSPPIEASSSTESSPLMD, encoded by the exons ATGAGTGCCGGTGGTGGTAATCAGTTGATCTCTGTTCTTCCGGAGGAGCTCAGATTTCAAT TTGAGCTGGAAAAGCAAAGCTTTTGTGATCTAAAAGTCATCAACAACACAGAAAACCATGTTGCTTTCAAG GTTAAAACCACTTCCCCTAAGAAGTACTTTGTACGGCCCAACACTGGTGTTATACAGGCTTGGGACTCATGTGTAATCAGAG TCACCCTCCAAGCCCAACGAGAATATCCTCCAGACATGCAGTGCAAAGATAAATTTCTCCTACAGAGTACAACGGTGCCTCCAAATTCTGATGTTGATGAACTTCCACAAGATACT TTCACCAAAGAAAGTGGAAGGACAATAGAGGAGTGCAAGCTTAGAGTTGTCTATTTAACTCCGGGTTCAGGTCAAGGAAACTCAGAAGACGGAGCTTCTATGCGTGGTCTTGATGCCAATTCT AATCAGGCTTTCCAGCGCCTGAAGGAAGAAAGAGATTCTGCTGTTAGACAAACACAGACACTTCAACAGGAACTG GACGTACTGAAGAGGCGGAGATACCGGAAAGGTGACCCAGGCTTTTCCTTCACCTTTGCAATTTTTGTGGGACTTATTGGACTCATGGTTGGCTTCCTCTTGAATCTGTCATTGTCTTCACCACCCATAGAAGCTTCATCATCCACAGAATCTTCACCATTA
- the LOC133746560 gene encoding vesicle-associated protein 2-1-like isoform X2 — protein MCINGRDGCGKGREPFLSCCSSFKSDGGGFHLISVHPDELRFPFELKKESFCDLKVVNNTEHHVAFKVKTSAPMKFFVRPNMGVIKAQDSCIIRVNLRGQRKYPPNMECKDKFLLQSTIVPPNSDFDELPKYTFTEGIGRTIEECKFRVVYIYPGAVHLQNSLQRLKEERDSAVKQTQILQEELDILKRQRSRKGFGQRFRSWWSSIMSGGCGYTEDAKL, from the exons ATGTGCATAAATGGAAGAGACGGGTGTGGTAAAGGAAGAGAACCGTTCTTATCTTGCTGTTCGTCTTTTAAGAGTGACGGTGGTGGTTTTCACTTGATCTCTGTTCATCCCGATGAGCTCAGATTTCCAT TTGAACTGAAAAAGGAAAGCTTTTGTGATCTAAAAGTTGTCAATAATACAGAACACCATGTAGCTTTCAAG GTTAAAACCAGTGCACCTATGAAGTTCTTTGTACGGCCCAACATGGGGGTTATAAAGGCTCAGGACTCATGTATCATCAGAG TCAACCTCCGTGGCCAACGAAAATATCCTCCAAATATGGAGTGCAAAGATAAGTTTCTCCTACAGAGCACAATAGTGCCTCCAAATTCTGATTTTGATGAGCTTCCAAAATATACC TTCACCGAGGGAATCGGAAGGACAATAGAGGAATGCAAGTTTAGGGTTGTGTATATCTATCCGGGTGCAGTTCACCTACAG AATTCTTTGCAGCGCTTGAAGGAAGAAAGAGATTCAGCTGTTAAACAAACACAGATACTTCAAGAGGAACTG GATATCCTGAAGAGGCAAAGATCTCGGAAAG GGTTTGGACAAAGATTCAGATCTTGGTGGTCGTCCATCATGAGTGGCGGTTGTG GATATACGGAAGATGCCAAGCTTTGA
- the LOC133746560 gene encoding vesicle-associated protein 2-1-like isoform X1 yields MCINGRDGCGKGREPFLSCCSSFKSDGGGFHLISVHPDELRFPFELKKESFCDLKVVNNTEHHVAFKVKTSAPMKFFVRPNMGVIKAQDSCIIRVNLRGQRKYPPNMECKDKFLLQSTIVPPNSDFDELPKYTFTEGIGRTIEECKFRVVYIYPGAVHLQNSLQRLKEERDSAVKQTQILQEELDILKRQRSRKGFGQRFRSWWSSIMSGGCGNHMICVHPNELN; encoded by the exons ATGTGCATAAATGGAAGAGACGGGTGTGGTAAAGGAAGAGAACCGTTCTTATCTTGCTGTTCGTCTTTTAAGAGTGACGGTGGTGGTTTTCACTTGATCTCTGTTCATCCCGATGAGCTCAGATTTCCAT TTGAACTGAAAAAGGAAAGCTTTTGTGATCTAAAAGTTGTCAATAATACAGAACACCATGTAGCTTTCAAG GTTAAAACCAGTGCACCTATGAAGTTCTTTGTACGGCCCAACATGGGGGTTATAAAGGCTCAGGACTCATGTATCATCAGAG TCAACCTCCGTGGCCAACGAAAATATCCTCCAAATATGGAGTGCAAAGATAAGTTTCTCCTACAGAGCACAATAGTGCCTCCAAATTCTGATTTTGATGAGCTTCCAAAATATACC TTCACCGAGGGAATCGGAAGGACAATAGAGGAATGCAAGTTTAGGGTTGTGTATATCTATCCGGGTGCAGTTCACCTACAG AATTCTTTGCAGCGCTTGAAGGAAGAAAGAGATTCAGCTGTTAAACAAACACAGATACTTCAAGAGGAACTG GATATCCTGAAGAGGCAAAGATCTCGGAAAG GGTTTGGACAAAGATTCAGATCTTGGTGGTCGTCCATCATGAGTGGCGGTTGTGGTAATCATATGATCTGTGTTCATCCCAATGAGCTCAATTAA
- the LOC133707285 gene encoding large ribosomal subunit protein bL19c-like yields the protein MGSKVLPQALLTIPRNPNHYAPVKLGFSAAVSRRSFFNSTGVSLCTASSSSIRSKFSPIVAAKSRRGFAVRAESEGEAGATENEEAVTEPASETVVEAEAEAVLESEPEPEPEEKKPPRKPRIKLGDIMGILNSRAIEAAEKERPVPDIRSGDVVQIKLEVPENKRRLSIYKGIVISKQNAGIHTTFRIRRIIAGIGVEIVFPLYSPNIKELKVLSHRKVRRARLYYLRDKLPRFSTFK from the exons ATGGGCTCCAAAGTCCTTCCTCAG GCTCTGCTAACAATCCCAAGAAACCCTAACCACTACGCGCCGGTAAAGCTCGGGTTTTCAGCCGCCGTGTCTCGTCGGTCTTTCTTCAATTCCACTGGGGTTTCGCTCTGCACGGCTTCATCGAGCTCGATTAGGTCCAAATTCAGCCCCATTGTGGCTGCAAAATCTAGACGGGGCTTTGCTGTGAGAGCCGAGTCGGAAGGTGAGGCGGGAGCCACCGAGAATGAAGAAGCTGTTACTGAACCGGCTTCAGAGACCGTGGTGGAAGCTGAAGCAGAAGCAGTTCTGGAGTCTGAGCCTGAGCCTGAGCCTGAAGAAAAGAAGCCGCCGCGGAAGCCTCGTATCAAGCTCGGTGACATAATGGGG ATACTAAATAGCCGGGCAATTGAGGCGGCAGAGAAGGAAAGGCCAGTTCCAGACATTAGGAGTGGAGACGTTGTGCAAATTAAACTG GAAGTTCCTGAAAACAAGCGTAGGTTGTCTATCTATAAAGGTATTGTTATTTCAAAGCAAAATGCTGGCATTCATACAACATTTCGCATTCGGAGGATTATTGCTGGCATAGGGGTTGAGATTGTTTTCCCTCT ATACTCACCGAACATTAAGGAGTTGAAGGTACTTAGTCATAGGAAGGTCAGAAGGGCAAGGCTGTACTATTTGAGAGACAAACTTCCTAGGTTCTCGACTTTCAAGTGA
- the LOC133707120 gene encoding putative glycerol-3-phosphate transporter 4 yields MDRDFDTVRGSPPGILLIRSIRGKDWRFSTYRYVVLFVTFVAYASYHASRKPSSIVKSVLYPEPTNKDNGLVLPWLGQFSIKTVSGGNESHHHHHHRLRDKGWAPFNTKDGTSKLGEIDVAFLACYSLGMYAAGHLGDRLDLRLFLTCGMIGSGVFVALFGMGYFWNIHVFGFYLGMQMVAGLFQATGWPSVVAVIGNWFGKGKRGLIMGIWNAHTSVGNISGSLLAASVLDYGWGWCFIVPGAFIALAGVLVFLFLPAYPEDIGFSSPHGSAASLEAVPNDDEANMGKGIGVESETNIPRAGSVSRTGVGLLEACTIPGVIPFALCLFFAKLVAYTFLYWLPFYLSQTEIGGEYVSVKSAGNLSTLFDVGGIVGGILAGYISDKLNARATTAACFMYAAIPAMLLYRRYGSISHNINIVLMMIAGLFINGPYALITTAVSADLGTHSSLRGDSRALATVTAIIDGTGSVGAAFGPLLTGFLSTKGWDAVFVMLMVCALIAGLLLSRLVISEISEKTCKPSVSSGRRSFGAPASQPLLSDQR; encoded by the exons ATGGATCGTGATTTTGATACAGTGAGAGGAAGCCCACCTGGGATTTTGTTGATCAGAAGCATTAGAGGAAAAGATTGGAGGTTTTCTACGTATAGATATGTGGTTTTGTTTGTTACGTTTGTAGCTTATGCTAGTTACCATGCTTCAAGAAAACCCAGTAGTATAGTTAAAAGTGTTCTGTATCCTGAGCCCACCAATAAGGACAATGGCTTGGTCCTCCCCTGGCTTGGCCAGTTTTCTATTAAGACAGTGTCTGGGGGGAATGagagtcatcatcatcatcatcataggTTGAGAGACAAGGGCTGGGCTCCTTTTAATACCAAGGACGGGACGTCGAAGTTGGGTGAGATTGACGTTGCATTTCTAGCATGTTACTCTCTAGGAATGTATGCTGCTGGGCATTTGGGAGATAGGCTGGACCTCCGGCTGTTCTTGACATGTGGGATGATTGGGAGTGGCGTTTTCGTTGCGCTATTTGGGATGGGGTACTTTTGGAACATTCATGTGTTTGGATTCTATCTGGGGATGCAAATGGTTGCTGGCTTGTTCCAAGCAACAGGTTGGCcttctgttgttgctgtgaTTGGTAATTGGTTTGGAAAGGGAAAGAGGGGTTTGATAATGGGTATATGGAATGCACATACGTCGGTTGGGAATATTAGCGGCTCGCTTCTTGCTGCTAGCGTTCTGGACTATGGTTGGGGTTGGTGTTTTATAGTTCCTGGCGCGTTTATTGCATTGGCAGGAGTGCTAGTTTTCTTGTTCTTGCCTGCATATCCTGAGGATATTGGATTTTCTAGTCCACATGGTTCAGCTGCGAGTTTGGAGGCAGTTCCTAATGATGACGAAGCTAATATGGGAAAAGGAATTGGGGTGGAAAGTGAAACAAATATTCCAAGAGCTGGGTCTGTGAGTAGGACAGGTGTTGGTCTTCTTGAAGCTTGTACCATACCAGGAGTTATACCCTTTGCGTTATGCCTCTTCTTTGCAAAGCTTGTGGCCTACACATTTCTGTACTGGCTACCATTTTATTTAAGTCAGACAG AAATAGGAGGAGAGTATGTTTCTGTGAAGTCTGCTGGAAATCTCTCCACTTTGTTTGATGTTGGGGGCATAGTTGGTGGAATCCTTGCAGGCTACATATCCGATAAACTTAATGCTCGAGCTACCACAGCAGCCTGCTTCATGTATGCTGCAATTCCAGCAATGCTTTTGTATCGCAGATATGGGAGTATTTCACACAATATCAACATTGTGCTTATGATGATTGCTGGACTGTTTATTAATGGGCCCTATGCACTTATCACTACAGCAGTTTCTGCAGACCTTGGCACGCACAGTTCACTTAGAGGTGATTCTCGAGCACTGGCAACAGTTACTGCCATCATTGATGGTACTGGATCGGTTGGTGCAGCTTTTGGTCCTCTTCTGACTGGTTTCCTTTCAACAAAGGGATGGGATGCAGTATTTGTGATGCTAATGGTCTGTGCACTTATAGCGGGGCTTCTTTTATCACGTTTAGTTATCTCTGAAATTTCTGAGAAGACTTGCAAACCGTCTGTGTCCAGTGGGCGACGTAGTTTTGGAG ctcCTGCATCCCAACCACTTTTAAGTGATCAACGATGA
- the LOC133707147 gene encoding histone-lysine N-methyltransferase, H3 lysine-9 specific SUVH6-like isoform X3 — MNLLEYWVLENFTALGMVVEETVHLLAPSRENVSRSNIPSQERLERFPMENGECFSHTKLPESRRRRVSAVRDFPLGCGPYDQLSSLRPVKEVASVGIPNEEVATALLDRNCFSPPDGSTSVSNDNDPEKIPDKMYPRGSVVEAVGDFPTFCGVNASLEARTLGQKKSVMGYKPSSLNTVKTDVKQTGIGDRVQPNTEEKIHREKPFDISHSPNHLHEEDFESSRLPLDKLVVLDSDQLQVSMGDKPSSSNTAKTTVKEPGVNLQNEEFLKECDHSIEMRKKVSGALRLFSVVFESLEDEKSEEGSAPKRVDLKAAKILKKEGRFVNTGKQIIGPVPGVEVGDECKYRVELTIIGLHRQTRAGIDFVMHGGRILATSIVASGSYEDKISNEMSIIYTGQGGNYMLPRKKAYDQKLKRGNLALKNSLDEQNPIRLIHRLYSSDGQRKYVYKGLFVVTKCFRKRGTRGKLVWEFHLRLLL, encoded by the exons ATGAATCTTTTAGAGTATTGG GTTCTTGAGAATTTCACTGCATTAGGAATGGTGGTTGAAGAGACCGTGCATCTTTTGGCACCATCAAGAGAAAATGTGTCACGAAGTAATATCCCTTCTCAGGAAAGATTGGAAAGGTTTCCCATGGAGAATGGCGAGTGTTTTTCCCATACTAAGTTACCTGAGTCTAGGAGGCGTAGAGTCTCTGCTGTTCGTGATTTTCCTCTAGGGTGTGGACCATATGATCAGTTAAGCAGTTTGAGACCTGTCAAAGAGGTGGCTTCTGTTGGTATTCCAAATGAAGAGGTGGCTACTGCTCTGTTGGATAGAAATTGTTTTTCACCACCTGATGGATCCACATCTGTATCTAATGACAATGATCCAGAAAAGATTCCAGATAAAATGTATCCTCGTGGAAGTGTAGTAGAAGCTGTTGGGGACTTTCCTACATTCTGTGGAGTAAATGCTTCTTTGGAGGCCAGGACTTTGGGTCAAAAGAAGTCAGTTATGGGTTACAAACCATCATCATTAAACACAGTGAAGACTGATGTGAAACAAACGGGAATTGGGGACAGAGTTCAACCTAACACTGAGGAAAAAATTCACAGGGAAAAGCCTTTTGATATATCTCATTCTCCCAACCATCTGCATGAAGAAGATTTTGAAAGCTCGCGACTTCCATTGGATAAGTTGGTTGTGTTGGATTCTGATCAATTGCAGGTTAGTATGGGAGACAAACCATCATCATCAAACACTGCCAAGACTACTGTGAAAGAACCAGGAGTGAATCTTCAAAATGAAGAGTTTTTGAAAGAATGTGATCACAGCATTGAGATGCGAAAGAAGGTGTCAGGTGCATTGCGCCTGTTTAGTGTTGTTTTTGAAAGTCTAGAAGATGAAAAGTCAGAGGAAGGATCTGCTCCTAAAAGGGTTGATCTTAAAGCTGCAAAGATTCTCAAGAAGGAAGGAAGGTTTGTAAACACAGGCAAGCAAATTATTGGGCCTGTCCCAGGTGTTGAGGTTGGTGATGAATGTAAATACAGAGTTGAACTCACAATTATTGGCTTACATCGCCAGACTCGAGCAGGTATAGACTTTGTGATGCATGGTGGTAGGATTCTTGCCACCAGCATCGTTGCCTCAGGGAGCTATGAAGATAAGATTAGCAATGAAATGTCTATAATATATACAGGCCAAGGAGGAAATTACATGCTTCCAAGGAAGAAAGCTTATGATCAGAAGCTTAAAAGGGGAAACCTTGCTTTGAAGAACAGTTTGGATGAACAAAATCCGATCAGACTCATTCATAGGCTTTACTCTTCTGATGGTCAAAGGAAATACGTGTACAAAGGGCTGTTTGTAGTAACAAAATGTTTCCGGAAAAGAGGAACTCGGGGAAAGCTGGTTTGGGAATTTCATTTGCGCCTCCTGTTGTAA
- the LOC133707147 gene encoding histone-lysine N-methyltransferase, H3 lysine-9 specific SUVH6-like isoform X1, whose product MDFVYLGLQGGRKNVFSLPCMGSSLFFGFFILGMVVEETVHLLAPSRENVSRSNIPSQERLERFPMENGECFSHTKLPESRRRRVSAVRDFPLGCGPYDQLSSLRPVKEVASVGIPNEEVATALLDRNCFSPPDGSTSVSNDNDPEKIPDKMYPRGSVVEAVGDFPTFCGVNASLEARTLGQKKSVMGYKPSSLNTVKTDVKQTGIGDRVQPNTEEKIHREKPFDISHSPNHLHEEDFESSRLPLDKLVVLDSDQLQVSMGDKPSSSNTAKTTVKEPGVNLQNEEFLKECDHSIEMRKKVSGALRLFSVVFESLEDEKSEEGSAPKRVDLKAAKILKKEGRFVNTGKQIIGPVPGVEVGDECKYRVELTIIGLHRQTRAGIDFVMHGGRILATSIVASGSYEDKISNEMSIIYTGQGGNYMLPRKKAYDQKLKRGNLALKNSLDEQNPIRLIHRLYSSDGQRKYVYKGLFVVTKCFRKRGTRGKLVWEFHLRLLL is encoded by the exons ATGGACTTTGTTTATTTGGGGTTACAGGGTGGTAGGAAGAATGTATTTAGTTTACCTTGCATgggttcttctctgttttttggTTTCTTCATTTTGG GAATGGTGGTTGAAGAGACCGTGCATCTTTTGGCACCATCAAGAGAAAATGTGTCACGAAGTAATATCCCTTCTCAGGAAAGATTGGAAAGGTTTCCCATGGAGAATGGCGAGTGTTTTTCCCATACTAAGTTACCTGAGTCTAGGAGGCGTAGAGTCTCTGCTGTTCGTGATTTTCCTCTAGGGTGTGGACCATATGATCAGTTAAGCAGTTTGAGACCTGTCAAAGAGGTGGCTTCTGTTGGTATTCCAAATGAAGAGGTGGCTACTGCTCTGTTGGATAGAAATTGTTTTTCACCACCTGATGGATCCACATCTGTATCTAATGACAATGATCCAGAAAAGATTCCAGATAAAATGTATCCTCGTGGAAGTGTAGTAGAAGCTGTTGGGGACTTTCCTACATTCTGTGGAGTAAATGCTTCTTTGGAGGCCAGGACTTTGGGTCAAAAGAAGTCAGTTATGGGTTACAAACCATCATCATTAAACACAGTGAAGACTGATGTGAAACAAACGGGAATTGGGGACAGAGTTCAACCTAACACTGAGGAAAAAATTCACAGGGAAAAGCCTTTTGATATATCTCATTCTCCCAACCATCTGCATGAAGAAGATTTTGAAAGCTCGCGACTTCCATTGGATAAGTTGGTTGTGTTGGATTCTGATCAATTGCAGGTTAGTATGGGAGACAAACCATCATCATCAAACACTGCCAAGACTACTGTGAAAGAACCAGGAGTGAATCTTCAAAATGAAGAGTTTTTGAAAGAATGTGATCACAGCATTGAGATGCGAAAGAAGGTGTCAGGTGCATTGCGCCTGTTTAGTGTTGTTTTTGAAAGTCTAGAAGATGAAAAGTCAGAGGAAGGATCTGCTCCTAAAAGGGTTGATCTTAAAGCTGCAAAGATTCTCAAGAAGGAAGGAAGGTTTGTAAACACAGGCAAGCAAATTATTGGGCCTGTCCCAGGTGTTGAGGTTGGTGATGAATGTAAATACAGAGTTGAACTCACAATTATTGGCTTACATCGCCAGACTCGAGCAGGTATAGACTTTGTGATGCATGGTGGTAGGATTCTTGCCACCAGCATCGTTGCCTCAGGGAGCTATGAAGATAAGATTAGCAATGAAATGTCTATAATATATACAGGCCAAGGAGGAAATTACATGCTTCCAAGGAAGAAAGCTTATGATCAGAAGCTTAAAAGGGGAAACCTTGCTTTGAAGAACAGTTTGGATGAACAAAATCCGATCAGACTCATTCATAGGCTTTACTCTTCTGATGGTCAAAGGAAATACGTGTACAAAGGGCTGTTTGTAGTAACAAAATGTTTCCGGAAAAGAGGAACTCGGGGAAAGCTGGTTTGGGAATTTCATTTGCGCCTCCTGTTGTAA
- the LOC133707147 gene encoding histone-lysine N-methyltransferase, H3 lysine-9 specific SUVH6-like isoform X2, giving the protein MYLVYLAWVLLCFLVSSFWVLENFTALGMVVEETVHLLAPSRENVSRSNIPSQERLERFPMENGECFSHTKLPESRRRRVSAVRDFPLGCGPYDQLSSLRPVKEVASVGIPNEEVATALLDRNCFSPPDGSTSVSNDNDPEKIPDKMYPRGSVVEAVGDFPTFCGVNASLEARTLGQKKSVMGYKPSSLNTVKTDVKQTGIGDRVQPNTEEKIHREKPFDISHSPNHLHEEDFESSRLPLDKLVVLDSDQLQVSMGDKPSSSNTAKTTVKEPGVNLQNEEFLKECDHSIEMRKKVSGALRLFSVVFESLEDEKSEEGSAPKRVDLKAAKILKKEGRFVNTGKQIIGPVPGVEVGDECKYRVELTIIGLHRQTRAGIDFVMHGGRILATSIVASGSYEDKISNEMSIIYTGQGGNYMLPRKKAYDQKLKRGNLALKNSLDEQNPIRLIHRLYSSDGQRKYVYKGLFVVTKCFRKRGTRGKLVWEFHLRLLL; this is encoded by the exons ATGTATTTAGTTTACCTTGCATgggttcttctctgttttttggTTTCTTCATTTTGG GTTCTTGAGAATTTCACTGCATTAGGAATGGTGGTTGAAGAGACCGTGCATCTTTTGGCACCATCAAGAGAAAATGTGTCACGAAGTAATATCCCTTCTCAGGAAAGATTGGAAAGGTTTCCCATGGAGAATGGCGAGTGTTTTTCCCATACTAAGTTACCTGAGTCTAGGAGGCGTAGAGTCTCTGCTGTTCGTGATTTTCCTCTAGGGTGTGGACCATATGATCAGTTAAGCAGTTTGAGACCTGTCAAAGAGGTGGCTTCTGTTGGTATTCCAAATGAAGAGGTGGCTACTGCTCTGTTGGATAGAAATTGTTTTTCACCACCTGATGGATCCACATCTGTATCTAATGACAATGATCCAGAAAAGATTCCAGATAAAATGTATCCTCGTGGAAGTGTAGTAGAAGCTGTTGGGGACTTTCCTACATTCTGTGGAGTAAATGCTTCTTTGGAGGCCAGGACTTTGGGTCAAAAGAAGTCAGTTATGGGTTACAAACCATCATCATTAAACACAGTGAAGACTGATGTGAAACAAACGGGAATTGGGGACAGAGTTCAACCTAACACTGAGGAAAAAATTCACAGGGAAAAGCCTTTTGATATATCTCATTCTCCCAACCATCTGCATGAAGAAGATTTTGAAAGCTCGCGACTTCCATTGGATAAGTTGGTTGTGTTGGATTCTGATCAATTGCAGGTTAGTATGGGAGACAAACCATCATCATCAAACACTGCCAAGACTACTGTGAAAGAACCAGGAGTGAATCTTCAAAATGAAGAGTTTTTGAAAGAATGTGATCACAGCATTGAGATGCGAAAGAAGGTGTCAGGTGCATTGCGCCTGTTTAGTGTTGTTTTTGAAAGTCTAGAAGATGAAAAGTCAGAGGAAGGATCTGCTCCTAAAAGGGTTGATCTTAAAGCTGCAAAGATTCTCAAGAAGGAAGGAAGGTTTGTAAACACAGGCAAGCAAATTATTGGGCCTGTCCCAGGTGTTGAGGTTGGTGATGAATGTAAATACAGAGTTGAACTCACAATTATTGGCTTACATCGCCAGACTCGAGCAGGTATAGACTTTGTGATGCATGGTGGTAGGATTCTTGCCACCAGCATCGTTGCCTCAGGGAGCTATGAAGATAAGATTAGCAATGAAATGTCTATAATATATACAGGCCAAGGAGGAAATTACATGCTTCCAAGGAAGAAAGCTTATGATCAGAAGCTTAAAAGGGGAAACCTTGCTTTGAAGAACAGTTTGGATGAACAAAATCCGATCAGACTCATTCATAGGCTTTACTCTTCTGATGGTCAAAGGAAATACGTGTACAAAGGGCTGTTTGTAGTAACAAAATGTTTCCGGAAAAGAGGAACTCGGGGAAAGCTGGTTTGGGAATTTCATTTGCGCCTCCTGTTGTAA
- the LOC133707147 gene encoding histone-lysine N-methyltransferase, H3 lysine-9 specific SUVH6-like isoform X4 translates to MVVEETVHLLAPSRENVSRSNIPSQERLERFPMENGECFSHTKLPESRRRRVSAVRDFPLGCGPYDQLSSLRPVKEVASVGIPNEEVATALLDRNCFSPPDGSTSVSNDNDPEKIPDKMYPRGSVVEAVGDFPTFCGVNASLEARTLGQKKSVMGYKPSSLNTVKTDVKQTGIGDRVQPNTEEKIHREKPFDISHSPNHLHEEDFESSRLPLDKLVVLDSDQLQVSMGDKPSSSNTAKTTVKEPGVNLQNEEFLKECDHSIEMRKKVSGALRLFSVVFESLEDEKSEEGSAPKRVDLKAAKILKKEGRFVNTGKQIIGPVPGVEVGDECKYRVELTIIGLHRQTRAGIDFVMHGGRILATSIVASGSYEDKISNEMSIIYTGQGGNYMLPRKKAYDQKLKRGNLALKNSLDEQNPIRLIHRLYSSDGQRKYVYKGLFVVTKCFRKRGTRGKLVWEFHLRLLL, encoded by the coding sequence ATGGTGGTTGAAGAGACCGTGCATCTTTTGGCACCATCAAGAGAAAATGTGTCACGAAGTAATATCCCTTCTCAGGAAAGATTGGAAAGGTTTCCCATGGAGAATGGCGAGTGTTTTTCCCATACTAAGTTACCTGAGTCTAGGAGGCGTAGAGTCTCTGCTGTTCGTGATTTTCCTCTAGGGTGTGGACCATATGATCAGTTAAGCAGTTTGAGACCTGTCAAAGAGGTGGCTTCTGTTGGTATTCCAAATGAAGAGGTGGCTACTGCTCTGTTGGATAGAAATTGTTTTTCACCACCTGATGGATCCACATCTGTATCTAATGACAATGATCCAGAAAAGATTCCAGATAAAATGTATCCTCGTGGAAGTGTAGTAGAAGCTGTTGGGGACTTTCCTACATTCTGTGGAGTAAATGCTTCTTTGGAGGCCAGGACTTTGGGTCAAAAGAAGTCAGTTATGGGTTACAAACCATCATCATTAAACACAGTGAAGACTGATGTGAAACAAACGGGAATTGGGGACAGAGTTCAACCTAACACTGAGGAAAAAATTCACAGGGAAAAGCCTTTTGATATATCTCATTCTCCCAACCATCTGCATGAAGAAGATTTTGAAAGCTCGCGACTTCCATTGGATAAGTTGGTTGTGTTGGATTCTGATCAATTGCAGGTTAGTATGGGAGACAAACCATCATCATCAAACACTGCCAAGACTACTGTGAAAGAACCAGGAGTGAATCTTCAAAATGAAGAGTTTTTGAAAGAATGTGATCACAGCATTGAGATGCGAAAGAAGGTGTCAGGTGCATTGCGCCTGTTTAGTGTTGTTTTTGAAAGTCTAGAAGATGAAAAGTCAGAGGAAGGATCTGCTCCTAAAAGGGTTGATCTTAAAGCTGCAAAGATTCTCAAGAAGGAAGGAAGGTTTGTAAACACAGGCAAGCAAATTATTGGGCCTGTCCCAGGTGTTGAGGTTGGTGATGAATGTAAATACAGAGTTGAACTCACAATTATTGGCTTACATCGCCAGACTCGAGCAGGTATAGACTTTGTGATGCATGGTGGTAGGATTCTTGCCACCAGCATCGTTGCCTCAGGGAGCTATGAAGATAAGATTAGCAATGAAATGTCTATAATATATACAGGCCAAGGAGGAAATTACATGCTTCCAAGGAAGAAAGCTTATGATCAGAAGCTTAAAAGGGGAAACCTTGCTTTGAAGAACAGTTTGGATGAACAAAATCCGATCAGACTCATTCATAGGCTTTACTCTTCTGATGGTCAAAGGAAATACGTGTACAAAGGGCTGTTTGTAGTAACAAAATGTTTCCGGAAAAGAGGAACTCGGGGAAAGCTGGTTTGGGAATTTCATTTGCGCCTCCTGTTGTAA